In Xylocopa sonorina isolate GNS202 chromosome 4, iyXylSono1_principal, whole genome shotgun sequence, the sequence GGAAGCTATTTCTTCAGATCGACAGCGCAACACATTGTTCATTAATATTTGCGTGTTGTATATTAGAATCTTATTAATGTATTTAGCACATATGATTTCTATTATTGCAATGAATCtatataaaagaaaaatgtaTAAAAGTTTCCAGTCAGTTCTACTTTTTAAATGGAATATTGAAGGATATGTTTGAGATTTATGTCTGATGCTATTGAACGTGAATTAATAGCTGAATACATTTACATGTTAAGTGATCTTTCGTTAGACTAGACAAAACTATAAGAAGATTCACATGACAAATCAGAATGTCTGAATAAACCGCCCTATTGTGTCTGTCTGAACGAATAATATAAATCAGGCATAACTCGAACGAGAAGCAGAAGGTCATGCAGACGCGAGCAAAAAGTAGTACAGAGACGTCAGACGTTTCTGAACCAAAAAATATTGACGAAGCCCTACCGTGACTCATTGTAAGTTACAATCTCGTTCGATCTCGTTTCTCAGTCGAGGTTGTCGATTTTATTTGTACGTGATTGCGATCGCGAATTATTCTAATTGCTCTATCGGCAGTGGTATATCGAAGCTCGTTAAATttacaaatttaattaataCTGCACAGTTACGTATTAACACTTACCAGCTGTAAGTGTCGAATAATTaaattaacttagaataattgtgTCATACTTTGAAATTCTAATGGAAATAAGAGTTGAGAAGCTGTAAACGAAAAAAATtgtatttctcttctcttcGCTAGGAGCGAAgactatttattaaaaatacgtGAAATAAGGGTGGTCGAACACATTATAATCTTTAAATAACAACATTATTTTAAGGGAAAATACCTATTGTACAGTTTATTTCATACATTCAACGATTGTTTGATTCAAGTACAAGAATTGAAGCCTCTCGCTTCGAAATATTAATTCTTCCGTTACTTCTAGAACAATGAGGTGCGATAAACTCATTTGATATGCAAAATTTCAAAATAAAGATCCTATTAAATTTCGAAACAATTAAAATACCGACTAATAGATACTCCATTCATTCCTCTCGCTAAACGATCGCACTGTTCTTTCCGAACTAAAATCCGCCATGTTTCATAATCTTCCAAACAgaacaaaaaaagaaatgtaCATGTATAATTTGTAAAGGTTAATAACAAAACGCAGTGCTCTCGTGTATTGTTACAAAGGTAATCGCAATCTTTCCATATAGACTGTTTCTCCTCGATTTTATAAATTACTATATCTTTAAGTAGCTCTACACAGGAAGGCGTACTGACCTCTCTTCGCTCGAGATAACTTCATATATGTTCGCTCGTTCGAACAATTTTCTATACTCGCAGTGGACCATTTCTTAACAAAAGTATTACAATAAAACGCGCATTCGACAAACGAAAGAAAGCTGTGCAAGTTATTGTACCAGCGATTAAAAGAAAGAAGTTCTTTGACATACTTTTCATACAAATGTATACGAACGAAGGTGTTTCGAAATGATGTATGCATTTcgtgaaaagaagaaacaaaaatgTGAGAGGACAAAGAGATCTATTTTCAACGATAGAtcgatgtaaaaaaaaaaaaaaaaaaacaaatcacATGATGATAGCGGAAAACTAACTTGCACAGGTTGATATTTAAATTCGAATTCAAATTCAGAAAaattacgattcgaatgaatctgTCGGGGAAGCGTTCATTAAAAAATGATCAGGCCCCGTTTGCGGAAGATAGGGCGATAAAAATAGTGTTACACCGAATAAAGGGATAATAGTCTTCTACTCTCCGTAAAAAATATGAGCAGCTATTTCCCTATTTCATTACCTAGCTAGTACTTAAGCAATATGCCATAATAAGTATTATTTCGAAATGAAAGATGTTTTTTTTTagacttctttttttctctttatacATATGACTTTTTTTTTATAACTACTCGAGATCACGAGTagcttcctttcttttttatgtacataatatttatacatatgtatatatatatatataatttttttaacattttttacATTTATGTATACGACGATACCAGATAAAACTCTCATTTTATTCGTTCGCTCGAATTTAAAGCGTCTGAGACTTCGGTAAGCGTGAACACTCTGGGAAGTACTGAATTACTGTAAAGCAAACGATtaatcttattttttttttgttttgccaTTTCTCAACTGTTTAAGTATGAAATATAGTATGAAAAACAGCGGTAATCGAGTGGTCTCTTCGTTCCTCGATGCTCACGATTTATACAACCGCGAACAGTGATTCCGACAATCTTATCATTTTTAATTAGAATATCTTGCAGAGTCATCTTTTATTTGTCAGAATATTTAAATATACCTCAAACTCTATATGCAGtatgtaaaattatatttttcttgGACACGTGGTACCAAAATGAAGCTGTCGATGATTTGGATGATTTTTTACGATCTCTTTCGGTGAAACCAaaacgcgatcgatcgatgagAAATGATCTGGATGCTCAGGTTTATAAACCAGATTAAGAGAGCTAGTATCATCGTTCGCGACTGTACATTTACACTGAATAAAAGCTGTTAATGAGCTTCGAAGCTGTCGAAGCAACAAGCATCATAGATGCAACAAACATGCACACATTCAGCGTTTCGTAGATAAAAAtgatagttcattacgatatttcgtagctagAAATAATGTTTAACTACCATTAGAAGCAATTGAAAGAGAAATTGTTACTATTCACCTAGAAGATTAAAgtgtctttttttttcctttttgcaATATACGAGTTTCGTTCAGAACACCACCATTATCACACTATACGTATAACGCATCGTTCGATTATATTATACCATCATTACTTTTGTGCTTTAAAAGTAGTATCACTAGGAAGGTACTATTTTCCATTCTCGTATATACAAAATATTACACAGGCAACAGATAAATTACCTAATATCATATCATCTTTATGGTAATAACAAATGTCCTCTTACGACCTGCTCTTTGTACCATCCTTTATCAATAAGGAATATCCTTCGGatccttgaaaaaatttttaataCATTCAGAATTCTTCTTTCCTTGCTCGAAGTGGACAAAATTTGGCCAGAATACGAAGAAATACCCGCGGGGTTACGCGTGTGCAATTTATTAAGGACATTACGCTTATCGTTAAACTAGTAATATTCAATACTTTCATGGATCTCgactatataaatattttaaagtgCTTTCCAGTTAAATATTTCAGTATAATATGTCCGACCGGCAAACCTTCGAACACTTCGTTATGTAAAGTATTAATTGGATGAGCTCCCGGATGGACATGTCTCGGTCGTCTTTtaagcgttgcattaaataaccACCTAGAAATCTCGACTACAACGTGACTTCTTCCTTATACGTTTCCTTATTGTCAAGTATGGTAACAAATCACATTTGAAACAGATAGAAAGAAGTATGTGCAAACTAATAGTCTGTACAGAGAAAAACATTAGTGGAAGAATCAATTGAGCAATACGTTCAATGGCTCTGTACAGGCAGTGTAAAAGATTCCCTTGACAAACAAGTGTTAAATAATTGCTAATATTAtgtttaaaaattaaacaaaactTTAGAGTAATGGCGTTCGTTAGAACCAACTTCATAGAATCGCTTCGTGCGATACGCGTGAATGTTTCGAAAGTGAGTGAAGGTATTAAAAGTTAACGGCGAAATTGTTATAAATAACGATAACCTCTAACGGACAGAAATTCTTTGCAAAAGAATTTCGTCTTAGCTGATTATTTCGTTAATTCGCAACTGAAGAAAGAAGTCATCCAACATCACCTAAAGTGTCATAATTTAAGCGTTGGTTCCGTTAGGAAACTACGATTAAAGAATATTTTTACGTATTAAATTATATACACACACATTCTCTCTCTACCTGCCGTATATATGTTAATTAAATCAGACTCAAATTTCAGTTATATCTAGGACTTAGTTTGCAAAATAGAAGGTGTGACTTAGAGTTTGAAATGGtcgttgaaattttttttacaCGTTTAATCAGTTGGCCGCAATCCAGCCATTCGCTACCAGATAATGTAATATCTTACTCTCTGGTTCCGACTGAGGTACTACACCCGATTTCCTGTTACCATTTAGATACTCCTGTAATCATACAATTTATGTGTAGAGTTAATAATAACACAAATGCAATTTTGAAGGCTATAAGTCTGCGGTAGAGTAGTTATCACTGTCAAGAATCCTGTTAGAAATAAAAGATTGAAAAACTGTAATGGAAAACGCAGAGAGAGTAGAAGATTGAGGAGTTCCAACACATAATTTTTAATATGAAAAAGGAATTCGAGAGAAGCTCGGTGATAGAAATCTTTCTTAACATAGAATAGCTACTAGATTTAGAACCGTCTACTGGTATGCGCGATAGACTCAAAGATTCTTTCCTCCATCGTCacatattatttatttaaaataataattaaaatatgtaGAACTATTAAAACTGACGTAGCGTATACTGTGAGCCATTTCTGAAGCTTTTATCCGACCATAGTATACGTATGGCGTAACATTAATTATTGGCTACGGAATTAAAAATTGTATAGGAACTTACTTGCAACAACAACGTCTTCTGCGTTAAATACTGCGTGGGTTTCAAGTCAAGCTGAAGACACAAGGACTTTTCTTGTTTTGTTAATAAATGCGCCGCAgcttccatttctatgtctcgaccCCCTGAGTCTGTACAAGTTTTGCCAGAAGTTGTTGCAGTATGATTCTTTTCTGCAGCAGAACTGGAGCTGGTAGAATGCTGGCTGGAAGAGTTTGGATTGTTATCCGGCTCCGCCCACTGATTGGCTGGAGTCGTCGTCCGACTGTGATTGGTTTGACTGATTGAGAAGCTGCTGCTGCTGGGCGAGTCTTTTGCAGTGTACTTTCGGTCGATGGAagagtaacttttttcttcttctctgcAAATTAtaacgaacgaaaaaaaaatggaaatgaatTTACCTTCCATCAAAACCATTTAATCTAGTGTATCAATGATTATCGCAGTGTTGTTATCTTCGTGAATTAAGGTTGGTTGGTATCTATTTTAGAATGATCCTGTACCTTTTTTTTGAGGTGTGACGGTGTATTGGTGTGGACGGCCCACTGCTGCCCTAAGTGAAATGCAAACTGATACAATCTGTTCACAAATGCCTGGCAACACGCATCACAAAAACAATGGAATTAGTTCAAAGGGAAGCAAAAGCTAGTGTATGCGATATAATTAAGGCTCTGGTGTATTCTACTTAGGTCTTGTACGATCTATCGATATTCTCGTGATTatcaatataattttatatccaCTTCCGACAATTGAATATAAAGGTTAGATTATTTATGCTAATTGCGTGGAAAGTTGTGGACAAATATAtgtatgttatatttgtggAATGATACGGTCTATGTATGCATATTATAAAACGAATGATAACATGTTAAGAAACATAAAATATTGTTTCACACTGAGATAATAATCAATCACTAGTATTTATTGTTACAcaaaataaattgaaatatatttaaaagaCGCAAGGCATAAATTACGAAAGGAAAATTTTATACAACGTTTATTTATAATACAGGAGTTCTACTAGCTTTTACGAATGAATATTTCCAAATTGCACGCGCTTTCAATGTAAATCCGAGCGTATAACCTAATGTTACACAGTCAACGGCAAAAGACAGAACTTTCCGAAAAGAAAATAGTAATTGTCATTCTAACGTATAAAATGTTGTTAAGTATGTGGATACGAATACTTACAGATTTTTTTTCGTTCCAGTGATCCACGGCGTCGTTCTGTCCCTGAGTTTGTGCCATCACTTGCTCGAAATGAGCGCATTCTTCGTGCCTCGTAATACCGTGCTCCCGGTATCGATACAATTCTGAAAGACGCAATCGcagttctctttctctttcaagGTTAGTCAGAAATTGCTCGTATTCCTGCGCGGTGTAAAATTGCGCGAATACCCGCATTCTGTCCCTGAATTCCCTGCAAATCGTACAAGTTCCTATTTAAAACGGTTGTGCGAAACAAAACATTGTTCTGTCTAAATAGTAGGTGAACATACTTTTCCTCTTTCGTTTGTTTTTTCTTCAGCGTCTTATCTTTTCTGGACGAAGCAAAGAACGCTGAGACAAGCTGATAATCGCGCACGACTCTTTTCCGTCGTGCTCGCTCTCTTAAATTATTCGTGTACATATCTAGTTGTGCAAGTTTAAGCGCTATGTCCAAATCATCGTCTTCTGCCGGGTTCAGGAATAAAGAAGAAACAAGCGATTCTGCTTCGTGGTTGTAATCCTGTAAGAAAGTATTTAATGTCAGTTTATATTATTATAGTAAAATATACAAGTAAATATCGAGTATTTAGAACATACACGCTCAAAATCATCTCGTTGTGGCATGTATCCCAGTTCTGCAGCCTCTTCTGGAGTGATGTCCAAAGGTGGTAACCGAGACGTGAGATCAGGTGATAGAGGTCCATGATCTGACTTAGTCTGATCCGTAAGATTTGGTTTGTAGCTTTCTGTTGGAGGCCATGTGTATTTACCGATATTACCATCGAGATATCTGGCAATATATTCTTCTTTCGCTTCTGTAAGGTAACAATAATTGTTATGATATATTTTAAACAGATTTTAATTTGAAAATGAATTTCTCCTTTAAAAATATCTGTGATACAACGAATAATTATCACAAAATTTTACCTTCGGGTGTTCGTGTTTCAATATGTTTACTAATATCTTCCCAATTTCCAAAACCAAATTGTTCAATAGCATCCAATAGCCTAAGTTCTTCCCTAGCAGTCCAGTTTCCTCTACCATTGAATATGCTAATGGTACCAGAATCCTGAGAATATAACATAcaatttatatataattcttCGTCGATGAACATTTAAAGTACAATTAAAAATAGAATTAAATATTCACCATAAATTGATAAGAGTGGTCATTTTTGTGTGGGCCGATTTCAGCTCCGGCGGAAAAACActgtaaaattaaaaaaatattattcctCTTCGCTGACAATTATGGCTTCTGTTATGAAGCGTTGACGATTTCCGTGTACGAGATTCAGAAAATTGACGTACGCGAGCACGTGGCTCGTCACGATCACCGGTTTCATTCAAGTCGCGAAGTAGTATAGCAGAGCAGTTACACAGAATAACTTGTCAACAAAAAAAGGGTGGGGAAGGAAAAAGGAATCTCAGCACGCAAAATCCAGCAAAACCGGAAGGATAGACGAAGACGTGAACGGGAGACAAGGGCGAAGAGGGTTGGGGGGAAGGGGATAGGGACGTACACGTGACCACGAAACAGGCGTTCACTCGTCTCACCTGCAAACAGAGGTCGAAATCGGGGCATTCCACGCATCTTATGCGTAAACCCGAGATGTCCTTTTGACAATAGGTGCAGTTGTATTTGGCATACAAATCTGAAACGAAAGAATCACAATACATGAGGCCACCGACAATAACACCGCGCGACACGAAATCAATATTCCTTTCCGTCGATGTAAATACATACCCGCCATTATTGTCCTGCAGGGTTCTTCCAGAACGATCCGGATGACGTCACCGCATGCCAGAAACTCATAAGTTTACGTATCACGTACACTGAGCGTGCAAGCTCGACTCCATTTTCTCCGCGAAATCGTCTGAGAACGCGGAAAAATTACGAAGCGCCCACCTGGACGCTCTAATTACCGTGCAAGTGTAAACTCGTGAGATATCTGAATGGAAAAAATGTTGTTTACGACTGTTGCGTCGCGAATCAAGTACGCATGCGTTCCCTGTCCTACTATCTAGGTAAACTACGCCGTCAGGTTTGCCAACCGTGCGACGAGGCAGGACAGTCGCACATTTTTCGCAACCCGGAT encodes:
- the Ada2b gene encoding transcriptional adapter 2B isoform X1 — encoded protein: MADLYAKYNCTYCQKDISGLRIRCVECPDFDLCLQCFSAGAEIGPHKNDHSYQFMDSGTISIFNGRGNWTAREELRLLDAIEQFGFGNWEDISKHIETRTPEEAKEEYIARYLDGNIGKYTWPPTESYKPNLTDQTKSDHGPLSPDLTSRLPPLDITPEEAAELGYMPQRDDFERDYNHEAESLVSSLFLNPAEDDDLDIALKLAQLDMYTNNLRERARRKRVVRDYQLVSAFFASSRKDKTLKKKQTKEEKEFRDRMRVFAQFYTAQEYEQFLTNLERERELRLRLSELYRYREHGITRHEECAHFEQVMAQTQGQNDAVDHWNEKKSGSSGPSTPIHRHTSKKREEEKSYSSIDRKYTAKDSPSSSSFSISQTNHSRTTTPANQWAEPDNNPNSSSQHSTSSSSAAEKNHTATTSGKTCTDSGGRDIEMEAAAHLLTKQEKSLCLQLDLKPTQYLTQKTLLLQEYLNGNRKSGVVPQSEPEIIQYFPECSRLPKSQTL
- the Ada2b gene encoding transcriptional adapter 2B isoform X4, with amino-acid sequence MDSGTISIFNGRGNWTAREELRLLDAIEQFGFGNWEDISKHIETRTPEEAKEEYIARYLDGNIGKYTWPPTESYKPNLTDQTKSDHGPLSPDLTSRLPPLDITPEEAAELGYMPQRDDFERDYNHEAESLVSSLFLNPAEDDDLDIALKLAQLDMYTNNLRERARRKRVVRDYQLVSAFFASSRKDKTLKKKQTKEEKEFRDRMRVFAQFYTAQEYEQFLTNLERERELRLRLSELYRYREHGITRHEECAHFEQVMAQTQGQNDAVDHWNEKKSGSSGPSTPIHRHTSKKREEEKSYSSIDRKYTAKDSPSSSSFSISQTNHSRTTTPANQWAEPDNNPNSSSQHSTSSSSAAEKNHTATTSGKTCTDSGGRDIEMEAAAHLLTKQEKSLCLQLDLKPTQYLTQKTLLLQEYLNGNRKSGVVPQSEPEIIQYFPECSRLPKSQTL
- the Ada2b gene encoding transcriptional adapter 2B isoform X3, whose protein sequence is MADLYAKYNCTYCQKDISGLRIRCVECPDFDLCLQCFSAGAEIGPHKNDHSYQFMDSGTISIFNGRGNWTAREELRLLDAIEQFGFGNWEDISKHIETRTPEEAKEEYIARYLDGNIGKYTWPPTESYKPNLTDQTKSDHGPLSPDLTSRLPPLDITPEEAAELGYMPQRDDFERDYNHEAESLVSSLFLNPAEDDDLDIALKLAQLDMYTNNLRERARRKRVVRDYQLVSAFFASSRKDKTLKKKQTKEEKEFRDRMRVFAQFYTAQEYEQFLTNLERERELRLRLSELYRYREHGITRHEECAHFEQVMAQTQGQNDAVDHWNEKKSGSSGPSTPIHRHTSKKREEEKSYSSIDRKYTAKDSPSSSSFSISQTNHSRTTTPANQWAEPDNNPNSSSQHSTSSSSAAEKNHTATTSGKTCTDSGGRDIEMEAAAHLLTKQEKSLCLQLDLKPTQYLTQKTLLLQ
- the Ada2b gene encoding transcriptional adapter 2B isoform X2, giving the protein MADLYAKYNCTYCQKDISGLRIRCVECPDFDLCLQCFSAGAEIGPHKNDHSYQFMDSGTISIFNGRGNWTAREELRLLDAIEQFGFGNWEDISKHIETRTPEEAKEEYIARYLDGNIGKYTWPPTESYKPNLTDQTKSDHGPLSPDLTSRLPPLDITPEEAAELGYMPQRDDFERDYNHEAESLVSSLFLNPAEDDDLDIALKLAQLDMYTNNLRERARRKRVVRDYQLVSAFFASSRKDKTLKKKQTKEEKEFRDRMRVFAQFYTAQEYEQFLTNLERERELRLRLSELYRYREHGITRHEECAHFEQVMAQTQGQNDAVDHWNEKKSGSSGPSTPIHRHTSKKREEEKSYSSIDRKYTAKDSPSSSSFSISQTNHSRTTTPANQWAEPDNNPNSSSQHSTSSSSAAEKNHTATTSGKTCTDSGGRDIEMEAAAHLLTKQEKSLCLQLDLKPTQYLTQKTLLLQEYLNGNRKSGVVPQSEPESKILHYLVANGWIAAN
- the Ada2b gene encoding transcriptional adapter 2B isoform X5, with translation MADLYAKYNCTYCQKDISGLRIRCVECPDFDLCLQCFSAGAEIGPHKNDHSYQFMDSGTISIFNGRGNWTAREELRLLDAIEQFGFGNWEDISKHIETRTPEEAKEEYIARYLDGNIGKYTWPPTESYKPNLTDQTKSDHGPLSPDLTSRLPPLDITPEEAAELGYMPQRDDFERDYNHEAESLVSSLFLNPAEDDDLDIALKLAQLDMYTNNLRERARRKRVVRDYQLVSAFFASSRKDKTLKKKQTKEEKEFRDRMRVFAQFYTAQEYEQFLTNLERERELRLRLSELYRYREHGITRHEECAHFEQVMAQTQGQNDAVDHWNEKKSAFVNRLYQFAFHLGQQWAVHTNTPSHLKKKRRRKKLLFHRPKVHCKRLAQQQQLLNQSNQSQSDDDSSQSVGGAG